DNA from Candidatus Coatesbacteria bacterium:
TTTCCCTGACCGGATCCGGAGCCGCCTGTTTCGGTCTGGCCGCGGATGGGGACAGCGCCGCCCGCATCGCCCGTGAAATCGAAAGCCGTGGTATTGCCGCCGTTCCCACCAGGATTCGCGACGGCGGCGTGACACTGAAAAAAGCCTAGTCACAACACTCGATCATGCACCCAAGCCCAAGGCTTGTCTGCACCGCTGAGGGGGCACTATGGAGATCACCGAGGTCAGGGTTACCCTGCGCGACGAAGAAAAACTCAAGGCCTACGCCTCCGTCGTCTTCGACAACTGCTTCATCGTCAAGGATATGCGCGTCATCGACGGCAACGATCGCCTCTGGGTCGCCATGCCGAACAAAAAGCGCCGCGACGGAACCCGACGCGATGTCTGCCATCCTCTCAACCAGGAAACCCGGGACATGATCGAGAGCATGATCCTGGCCAAATACGATGAGGAGATGCGGGGACAACTCTATCAGGAAGAACCGAGCGAATCCGAGGCTTAGAACAGCACCCTGCGCACTTAAACGAGCTGTGCTATAATCAGCGCTCCCCGTTCGACAGGGCCGCCGGCCTCTCGAACGGGGAGAACGCATCCCCTGGGGCGTCGACAAGCGGTAAGTCAACGGCCTTTGGAGCCGTCATTCGTAGGTTCGAATCCTACCGCCCCAGCCAACGGGGCTTAGCTGGGGGCAGAGCACGCGGAGCGATACGGATCAGGTCGGCGGCGGCTTCCTGGTACATTTCGGGGAACGGCTCCGTCGGTCACTGGGCGACGGACCGCCGAACAGATGTCGGATCATCAAGTATCGAGAGAGTCTCGCTACGTCGTCGGTTATCCAGTCAGGCCGATCAACCGGGTTATCATCCCCCGGTTTCAGTTTCCATCGAACAACAGTGCTTGGACGGTCCGCCCGGCTCGGCGGGCTTTTTCATTACGGTAACACGTTTCGTTTTTACCGTTGACCGTGGTCAGTCCGACCAAGCGCGATGCGGCAAGCCGACGCCGGTGAACGGGACGGATCGAAACCGCCCGCCGCCGGAACCGGCACGGTTTTTGCGGAGGTCGACCGTTGACGACGCTCCCAACGGTCGCCGAGATGCAAAAACCGTGCCGGTTCCGGCGGCGCGGCTTATCCGGAGTTGCCCGGGTCGGCTTGCCGAGATACCGGACGCGGGCAGGTTCCGCTTGCCCCGCAACCGCCCCTGTGGTAAGCTCT
Protein-coding regions in this window:
- a CDS encoding septation protein SpoVG, with translation MEITEVRVTLRDEEKLKAYASVVFDNCFIVKDMRVIDGNDRLWVAMPNKKRRDGTRRDVCHPLNQETRDMIESMILAKYDEEMRGQLYQEEPSESEA